The genomic stretch TCGAGCGGTCGTATCGGGCGTGAACTGGCTGGGCAGCGACGCGGGGTCGCCAACGTGCGCGAACACGCCTCCTTCGGCCAACACCAAGCGGCTCGACTCGATCCCCGAGTGCTTACGCGCCTGCTCCAGAACCTCGATTCCCGAAGCGACGTCGCCGAACACGACGGGTGCCACGGCATAACCGGACACCAAACTCGCGGCCATGTCCACCTGACGAGCGAACTCGGCACGCAGGTTCACCACGTGCACGATCAACAGGACGAAACCCGCCGTCAGTGTGCTGGCGAGCGCACTTCCAGCCGCGATGACGAGCAACTTGCGTCCCACCGAGACGTTACCCAACGCCGATCGTTTGTTCTTCCCGGAGTTCATGATCGAGGGCGGACGATGTCCGCGACTCCGGAGAGTTTGGCGCTCACGACGAGCCCCGCGCGCTTGGCGTGTTCCAAGTTGATCTGAAGGCGCGGCATGTCGTTGCGGACAGTCAGTCCGATCACTCCCTGCGAGCGGGCGAACTCCACCGTCTCGCCGACGAGCAAGACGTTGCGTCGAAGCAGATCGTCTCGCGTTTCACGCGAGAGCGGCGCGGCATCCCGGGTCACGAAGAGAATGTGCACCTCCTCGTGCGAGCCGGCTCGCTCCATCGAAACGACCTCGATCAGTCGTCCCGCCGCCGTCTTGCCGTTCAACACTTCCGCAATCGTGGACACCGCTCGGCCACCGGGATCGTCCACTGCGATCCTGCACACTCCACCCGTCTCCAGCGTATCCGGCCAAGTGACGAACTCCACGAAACGAAACAGAAAGCCCGCCTTCACCGCGTATTCATCGGCCGAATACAACTGCGTCGTCGCGGTCCACCCGGAGGTGACCAGCACGAGCAGGGCCATGCGCACGAGTCGCGACATGCGAGATTCGCCGGCGTGGGCCTAGAAGCGGAGTTCGACCTGCACGCTGAAGTTACGCGCCACTTGCCGGATTTCTCCTCCGAGGAAGGTGGGGGGAAACTCCGGATGCGCATCGTCGAGCAAGTGTCGACCGACGAGGGACAGCTCGACGCCGGGACGCGGTTCCCATCCCAGCCTCGCGTCGAGTCCCGTGTAAGCCGGCACGTCGTAGGCCTCCAGACGACCGACATGCAGCAGGAAACAATCGAACGTAACACCCTCGCGGATACGGAGGAACGAGCGCAAACCGAACTGGCTGCTCGGCGAACTGCCCGGGATAGCCTGCAGTGATCCGACGTCCGCCCCTCCGGGAGCGAGCTCGAGATCGTAGTCGAGTGCGGAAAAAGTGGCTTGGAGACGCCACGGCGAGATCGGTTGCCAATTCACCAGCACCTCGCCGCCGAAGGTGTCGCCGCGTAGTCCGTTGCCCGAACGACTGAGAAACTGAACGTGCGGTACAGGCGTGAACGCCACCGAGGTTCCGATCGGTTCGACGCTCCGGAGATCGGAGTATCGATTGTGGAACAAAGCCACATCGAACGACAACCGACTGCCGGCGCTCCATCGCCATCCCGCTTCGAGCGCGGTGAGGTGCTCCGAATTGTACTCGGGGTCCGTGTCGATGACGACTTGAGTCGGCAACGGCGACATGGGATTGGGCGGCACCACCATCGGGATCAAGCGCGCCGTGCGTTCGCCCCGCGACGGAGTCCGTGCTGCGCGCGCCGCCGAGAACCAGATCGAGTGGTCTCTGGCAGGCCGCAACAAGAGGCGCAGATTGGGCTGCAACTCGGTATCGAACCGATCGCCGTCCTCCAACTTCGCTCCGACCGTCAGTACGGCTCGCTCGGGCAGCAACGCGATCTCGTCTTGGACGAACACGCTCATCTGGCGCGACGTCATGCGCGGTGGCGTGAATACGAATGCGGAGCCCGCCGTAAGCTCGTCCCGATCGACGCGCACACCGACGCCGGCGACCACTTCGTGCCGCTCGCCGAATCGCTTCAAGACTTGGCCGTCGAAGTCCCCCACGTGCCGCACCTCGAGCATGTCGGCTCTCTCGTTGCGTAGGTAGTTGTAGTAGATTTGGACGGAGACCTCGCCGTCGCTGCCCCACGGTGCGCGATAACGTGCAAGAAGGTTGGCGTCGTAATTGTCGCTCTTGAAGGCGATCCGAGACACGTATGGCGGAAAGATCGAATACAGCGTGGCATCGTTGTCGCCCGTGCGCCGACGCCAATCTCCTTGGACGGTTACCGAGGCACCGCCGCTGCCCTCCCGATCCACTCGGAAACCAACCAACTCGTTGCGTCGGTCCCGGTCGACTTCATCACCCATCAGGTCGAGTGCCGGACCGCGCCGCGACGATTGAGCGTACACTCTCGCCCCGGTGACGTCGTTCAACATCCATCCGTGTCTGACCGACACGACGTGCCGCAACCAGTCTCCGTACGAAGCCGAGAGCAGAGTCCCCGTCGTCTCGGTCGCGGAACGACTCGTGATGTTGACGACACCATTCACGGCATTCGATCCCCAAAGGGTCGCACCGGGACCGCGAATCGCTTCTATTCTGTCGAGGTCCTGAAGGATGAACTCGTGACTCGACCAGACGACGCCCGAAAACAGAGGCGAGTACACGGATCGGCCGTCGATCAAGACCAGTAACTTGTTCGACGAGACGTCGTTGAAGCCACGAGCCGCGATCGCCATGTTGGCGTTGTCGATCTGCGCAGCCTGCATCCCCGGCACCATGCGCAGTGCTGCGCCCAGAGAGTCTGCTCCGGATCGAGCGACGTCTTCGCCGGTCATGACGTAGACCGCCGCGGCGGAATCCAAGAGAGTCTCCGGTTTCTTCGAGACGGAGACGATTTTGATGTGCAACAGCTGGTCGATGGAGAGCTTGGTGAAATCGACCTCTTGAGCACCGACACCAGCACCGGCGATTACCGCCACGCCGCCGATCAGCAGCGACATACGAAAGCCGTGCCGGGACACGGTACGAGCGCGAGCCACCGAGCGTGTCCCGGTGGAAAGGTGGGAACTGAGTTTCATGCGACGAATCGCGGCGGCACGCGCATGCATGCCGTCACAACGATCCCATCGCCTCTACCGATTATGGCTTGAGTGTTTTCCGCCGCGACAATCCGTTGTGAGTCAACGGATAATGGCCGTCTTGCCTACGGGTAAAACCTGAAGGTAATCTTTCGCCAAAGAAAGGGCCGCGATCCTCACGGTTCCCGGCCTGTGCGGACGTCGTCGGAAGTCAGCGCGGCGCGATCATCCGGCACTCATCGCGGCCTTCACGAGATCGACGAACGACTTGGCTTCCAAGGACGCCCCGCCGATCAGCCCGCCGTCGATGTCCTCTTGCGCGAGCAACTCTGGGGCGTTCGAGGGCTTCATCGAACCACCATAGAGAATACGCATCTTGCCGGCCACAGCCTTGTCGAAGCGCGTCGCGAGCCACCCTCGGATGAACGCGTGCACCTCTTGCGCCTGCTCGGTCGTCGCCACTTTGCCCGTACCGATCGCCCAAACCGGCTCGTAGGCGAGCACGATGTTGACGGCATTGGAGGCGTCCACTCCGGCCAAACCGCCTTCGAGTTGGGTCTTCACCACGTCGAGCGTCTTGCCGCTCTCGCGTTCTTGGAGGGTCTCGCCGATGCAAAGGATCGGCTTGAGCAGATTCTTCAACGCAGCCGTGACCTTCTCGTTGATGAACGCGTCGGTCTCGCCGAAATACTGACGCCGCTCGCTGTGCCCGAGGATCACGTAGCTGGCGAAGAGCGAGCGGAGCATCTCGGCGGAGATCTCGCCGGTGAACGCACCCGACGCCTTCGGATGCATG from Opitutales bacterium ASA1 encodes the following:
- a CDS encoding TonB-dependent receptor plug domain-containing protein → MSLLIGGVAVIAGAGVGAQEVDFTKLSIDQLLHIKIVSVSKKPETLLDSAAAVYVMTGEDVARSGADSLGAALRMVPGMQAAQIDNANMAIAARGFNDVSSNKLLVLIDGRSVYSPLFSGVVWSSHEFILQDLDRIEAIRGPGATLWGSNAVNGVVNITSRSATETTGTLLSASYGDWLRHVVSVRHGWMLNDVTGARVYAQSSRRGPALDLMGDEVDRDRRNELVGFRVDREGSGGASVTVQGDWRRRTGDNDATLYSIFPPYVSRIAFKSDNYDANLLARYRAPWGSDGEVSVQIYYNYLRNERADMLEVRHVGDFDGQVLKRFGERHEVVAGVGVRVDRDELTAGSAFVFTPPRMTSRQMSVFVQDEIALLPERAVLTVGAKLEDGDRFDTELQPNLRLLLRPARDHSIWFSAARAARTPSRGERTARLIPMVVPPNPMSPLPTQVVIDTDPEYNSEHLTALEAGWRWSAGSRLSFDVALFHNRYSDLRSVEPIGTSVAFTPVPHVQFLSRSGNGLRGDTFGGEVLVNWQPISPWRLQATFSALDYDLELAPGGADVGSLQAIPGSSPSSQFGLRSFLRIREGVTFDCFLLHVGRLEAYDVPAYTGLDARLGWEPRPGVELSLVGRHLLDDAHPEFPPTFLGGEIRQVARNFSVQVELRF
- the tpiA gene encoding triose-phosphate isomerase; its protein translation is MGRDRVSTEKLLTPRSPPGIRSPSFVLATRYSPPATLLNMKSRKFLIAGNWKMNKTASDGVDLIKDIVAAVGPQTEVDVAVCPPFTGLESASKALEGSAIKLGAQNMHPKASGAFTGEISAEMLRSLFASYVILGHSERRQYFGETDAFINEKVTAALKNLLKPILCIGETLQERESGKTLDVVKTQLEGGLAGVDASNAVNIVLAYEPVWAIGTGKVATTEQAQEVHAFIRGWLATRFDKAVAGKMRILYGGSMKPSNAPELLAQEDIDGGLIGGASLEAKSFVDLVKAAMSAG